TTTACAAACCCCCAACCAGGTGTTGGGTATTTTTAAAAAGCCGGTTTTCACTGCGAACAGGCCTGCCCGAAATACCCTCTCCCTGATGCTCGATACCATTCAGGATCCCGGAAACCTGGGTACTATTATCCGTTGTGCCGACTGGTTTGGCATAACCCAGGTCTTTTGCAGCGTTGATTGTGCCGATGCGTATGGGCCTAAAGTGGTGCAGAGCACCATGGGGAGTATTGCCCGGGTACAGGTAGTGTATGGCGAGCTGACGGCCATGTTGAAGGCGGAACCGGAACTGCCCGCGTTTGCGGCGGTGCTAAACGGCACCGAGCTGCGCAAATTGGCGCCCATTAAAGAAGGGGTGATTATTATCGGAAACGAGTCAAAGGGCATCAGCGCAGACATTTTAGCGCTTTGCCAAAACCGGATAACCATTCCCAGACACGGCCAGGCGGAGTCACTTAATGCGGCTGTTGCAACTGGAATAATACTTTCTTATTTAACCGGAGCAGTGTAATCGAAGAAGCAAGTTCCAGGTTCCAGGTTTCAAGTTCCAGGGACAACTTGGAACCTGAAACCTGGAACTCGAAACTTTATTCTTTCTTGATAACTATCCTTTGCGTATCATCCATCAGTATTTCATCAAACAACTTCTTTATCTCCGCATAACCGGCAACGGGGATCTTTTGCTTTTTCAGCACCAGGGATGCCGTGCTGTACACCGCTTTTTCGGTTTCGTTATACCAGTATTTGGTGGTATAAGTGGCCAAAGCGCCCGATAATTCCTTTGGTTTGGGCAGCGCTTCTACCGATGCGCCGGCCGGTAATTTAAAAACAGTTGTATCGGTGCGTTCAAAGGGGTATCTGAAATAATAATCCTGTTTACGGTCGTCCGATTTTGGCAGTGATCTTGACCAGAACCGGTAAATGCGGGGACTGATGAACAGTTTATTGCCGGCATTGAACTCATGCACCTTTTCGTAGGTCATTTCCAGGTCGGTGGTAAATTCGGCGGTGCCTTCTATTTGTTTATAGTTAAAGTCGTCCGGCTGTTTAAAGTTCAGGTCGTTCACTATAAATTCTTTCTGATCGTCTTTCTTCTCATCTAAAAAGTACTTCATCTGTTCTTTAAACTCTCCGGTAGTGACAAAGGTGGTATGGCTGGTGCCCGAGCCATCAGGTTGCAGGTCAATTACCGTACGTACCTTGTATACATTTTCAGAACATTTACTTTCGGGGGTGGCCACCAGAACGCCGCCATTTTCCGTGATCAGTAAGGCATTGCGGTTTTCGGTAAAGGAGCCTAAGGTATTAAAGTCAATGGTATTACTGGTACATTCCAGCCATACCGTGTCTTTTTCCTGGGGCACACAAAGAATAACGTGGTTACTGAATTTGGAAGGGAAGTCGGCATCCATGGCCAGGGCATTTACTCCGGCATTAATAACGGCGCTGTAGCTTTTAATACCCACCGCATTCAGCATGGCCTTCATGCAATTGCTCAGCGCTTTACAATCGCCATACTTTTTCTTTTCGGTAAAGTCGGCAGAGAATGGGCGCAAGCCGCCAATGCCCAGCTGTATGCTCACATACCGGAAATTCTTTTGCAAATAGGTATACAGCCTTCTGATCTTTTCCAGATTGTTGGGGGCGTCTTTGACCATATCGTTAAAAAAAGCAACCCGGTCGGGTGGTAATTTATCCAGCCCTTTGCACAGGTTCCCGTACCAGGCGCCAAAGCTTTTCCAGGTGCTCAGGTCGCCTTCAAAATCATCGAACTTAAACCGGTTGGGCGCCAGCATCACATAAGGATAAGGTCTAACCGAACCTGCTTCGTATTTTACGGCCGGCAGGTTTTTTACCGACCAGCGGTACCATTTATAGTTGCCATCTTCGCCGGTCTCAGGTTTTAAGGTGATGTTCTTTTCTTTATAGCGCAGGTCAAGGTCCTTGGGCACTTTGGCGGTGAACACGGATGATTCCACGCTTTCATTGGCATCCTGGATCTCGAAGCTGGGGAACAACAGGTTGCCCTTTAGTTTTACACTGTACTTCACTTCAAACGTAACAGGAAAGCTGGAGGAAGGAAACCGCACATAAGTGACCTTGCTATCGTCTATCAGGTTATCGCCACCTTCCGCGGTGGTGATCATATCTTTTTGTTTGTACCTGTTTATTTGCCGGCCATTGGCATCAAACACTTTTACTTCTGCATCATCCAGAATATGAAATTTATCGGTATACTCGGCAAAATGGAGAGCGCTTTTGCCTTTCTCATTCATCACCGTAATGATCTGGTGTACGGTCACTGACGACCGGTCGATGTCGGTTACTTCAAAGGTAATTTCCTCCAGCCGTTTAATGATGTCGGCATCTTTTTTCACTGTTTCGGGTACCGACAACAGGGCGTAGGGAGATATTTGCGCCGTGAGACTGCAGGCGGCGCAAATGGCGGTTATCAGGGATAAACACTTTTTCATATTTAGCATATCAATTATCCTTTTTTCTTAATGGCGATCTGTTCACTCAAGATAGCAAATAGCTGTTTATAGAATTCCTTAAAGTCAGGGTATTCCTGTACGGCAAAAAACGGCTTTGTAAATTCCAGCGCCACTCTTATTGAAACCTGGTTGCTTTCGGCCACCATCCGGCGGGTGATGGAAATGCTGGTATCGGGCATTATCATGCGCATACTCTTCGGCAATGTTTCAAATGCATAGCCATCAGGGATGGTTATATTGGCCACTATGCTGAACGACTGGTTGGTGCCAAAGAAAATATCCGAAAACCGGTTGTCGGCCAGGAACGGGTTTTTCTCCAGGCTGGTAAACAGGTTGGTGGAGAAATATTTGTAATCGCCTGAAGAGCTTACGGGTAAATTGAAATGCACTTTTTGCACCAGTGGCAGGGAATCGGCATCCAGGTTTTCCAGTTCCAGACTGTCTACCTGCGCGCCCTGATTATCTGTTTTGAAGTAGTGCTCCAGGAATTTGGCCTTGTCTTTTTTAGCTTCTTCAATCCGCTGCAAGCGGGCATAATCGTAGCTGTAGAGGGAAGCCCTGCCGTTCATTGCGCCTTTTTCGTCAATGGTCGCCTGCATCACCACTACATTCCTGTTTAACGATTTCTCGTTCCACAACGGTCTCCAGCCCCATTCAAAAGTTTCGGGTTTTTCAATAACCAATCCTTCCGAATACATCACATTTTGGGGTATCAGGAATGATGGGGTGATCTTTTCGGTGGCATCCAGTACGTACACTTTATCGTCAATTTCAACGTACGCCATTACTTTATTAAACTGACTTCTATCGGCAACCATACTGTTAACAACCCCATGTTCACGGGTGCTTACCAGCAGGGCGTGCGCTTTCAGGTCGGCATCTTTCAGCAGGTTCACTAATATCAGATTAATTTCCCCGCTGGTGCCCTTTTTATCTTTCCACGCTGCTCTAACGCCATTCAGTGCCCAGATATTACTGAGGCCATTCCATTCCATGTTCTTACGAACGTATTCATGAATGATCACCATTTTACGATAGGGGTCGGTGATGTTTTTCAGGGCAGAATCGAGGCCGCTCGTACGGGGGATGTTCCTTTTCAGCTGTACGCCGAAATCCTCATCTTCCATCAGTTTTTTTATTTCCTCCGGCCAGTTCTTTATCAGGTTTTCCCGGCGGGTGGGCAGGTTAAGGGCCATTGGCCTGAACTCGACGCGTTGCAGATAATCCTTATCACAACTGATGTAGGGCTCATCGCGTAACGCGGGAATATTTTTCATGACATAGGTCTGAATGCTGCGGTTGGATTTGTCTTCCTTCTTTGATTCATACGGCAATACGCAATACGGTGTTGAATACAATTCAATTTCATTGGGAAAGTCAACCCGGTAACGGCTGTATTTCACCGGAACATCGCGTTGAAAATACCAATTCTCCAGGCTGATGCCGCTCCAGGCCTGTTTCCATTTGTATTCAACAATACTGCCGGCTTTTACCTCGGGGAAGGTGAATACCTGTTCATGGTAGTATTTATCGATCTTCTTGTCATAAATGAGACTTTTCTCCACTTTGGTGGCAACAACATTGCCTGCACCATCCAGGTTATAGGTTTGGGCCTGCAGGTTCTTGATGTATTCCACATTCTTGTAGCTGAAATAGGGGATGTGAATGTCGGCCTTGTCCTTGCCTTTGTCTTTCAGGATCTTTATGCGTACATGGCGTTCCAGTGTCATGTCGCCGCCAGATACGATGTCGCAATACAATTCGCCTACATCGAACAACACAACAGCATCGGCTTTGGCATCAAAATCACATTCTTTCATTTCCAGGTCGGCTTTTTCAATTTTACCAAAGGCTGGAATGTCACTGCCCTTCTGGGCAAACAACGCTACCGGCAGTATAAGCCAGGCAAGCAGGGTTAATGATCGCTTCATTGGGTTTTTTATGGTTAAATTCTTCAATTTGTGAATTGGTAAACGGCAAACGGCAGACGGCAGACGGCAAATGGCAAACAGGGTTTCCGGCATTCTGGTTTTATTTCTGCCGTCTGCCTTCTGCCATCTTATGGTTTTCTCAAAACAATCTGCTCGTTCATGATCCCCGCCATTTTTTTGTAAAACTCCTTTACATATACGTATTCATCGGCGGTGAACACCGGGCGCAAAAAGTTGATATCATACTTCACGTGCAGCTCATTGTCCTTTACTTCCATATACCGCATAAAGGTGATGCTGGTGTCGGGCATTATCATGCGCAGGTTTTTAGGCAGCGTTTCAATTTTCAACGATGGCGGCAGGTCAATATTCTCCAGTACCGAATACGATCGCAGACAACCGAAATCGATATCCGTAAAGCGGATGTCGGAGATGAACGGATTTTTTGCAATGCCGGTGAACAGGTTCAGGTTAACCAGTTTGTAATCGCCGCTGGCTATTGGCGGAGCAGAAAAATTAAATTGCTGGTCCAGAGCCATGGAATCGTTATCCATATTCTGTAATTGCAGGCTATCCACTTTCAGTCCGGCCTCATAAGTAGTATAATAGTTTTCCTTGAAGCGTTCTTTATCACGCATCCAGTCCCGCATGCGGTTAAGCCTGGCATATTCATTACTTTGAATAAAGGCTTTGCCGGTCATGGCGCCATTGTCGTCAATCCGGGCCTGGATACTTACAAAGTTCCGGTCCTTTTTTTCTGTTTCAGTAAGGGTAATAATACCGCCTTTCTTTTTATTTACCAGGAATGCTTTTGTATTGATTACAGAGAAAGGGATCATAAAGGGCGGGGTATAGGGCCCCGCAATATCCAGGATATATTTTTTATCATCGATGAGCACACAGGCCATTGTTTTATTGAACTGGTAAATGAAAGGTAACTCGGCGTTTACTTTACCATTGCCCCGTTCGCTTACCAGCAGGGGATATACTTCCAGGCCGGCTTCTTTCAGCAGGTTTATCAGCAACAGGTTAATATCGGCACTGCTGCCCTGCTTTTTTTCCCAGGCATCTTTAACGCCATCAACAGACCAAATACTAATGAGGCCATTCCAGCTGATATTTTTATAAACGAAATTGTAAACGGCCGCCATCCTTTCATAAGCAGGGGAGATAGCTTTTACTTTTTCGAGCCACTCAGCGCCCACCGGGATATTTTTATTCAGCTGACCGCCGTAAGAAGAGTTGGACATTAATTCACGGATAACTTCATCCCAGGTAGTCATATAATGTTGTGTGCCGCCAAATGTGCCTGCATAACCCGACATTTGAAATTCTATATGCTGCAGGTAATCTTTTTCAGCATCCATATACGGCTCATCCCGTAACCCGGCTATTTCGTTCATTTCAAAATAGATGCGGCCCTCTTGTTTATCTTTTTTAATCACAATTGGCAGGCGATCGCTTTTAAAAACTCGGTAGGTAAATTCATAGTTGGGGAGTACCGCCAGCGAAAAATGGCTGTGCATAACAGGTATCTCGCGTTGGAAATTCCAATCGTCGAGGTGATAGCTTTTAGCGGTGGTAATATATTTATAGTCCAGAATAGTACCCGGCTGTACATCGGGCATGGCTATTTTTACAACAGACCATCTGTCGTTTATCTTTTGACGAAATACGGCAGACTGCGGAACTTTTTTGACTTCGGGAGCTGATTTGGGACTGTATGTATAGGCTTCAACGTCGCTTACAAATTGCAATTCGTCTTTACTGTAATAACGGATAGAAACATCCCCATAGTGGATTCCTTTTGATTTCAGGATCTTTAACCGGGTACGCCGGGTAGTAACCTGTTCATTCCGGTCATTGTGGTCAACGCGTGCATCGTCAAAGATCACCACGGCGTCGGCTTCTTTATCGAACGGGCATTCGGTGATCGATTTCTCGGCCTCAGTAAATTCCCCGGGTTCAGGCAGGGTGGTTTGTGCGGTACAAAGCGTAACAAGTGCCAGGCACAGCAAGCTACAAACAAAGCGTTTCATGCAATTAGTTAAATGTCGAATATCGAATAATGAATGTTGAATGTAGAAGGGAAAACCCAATCTAAGGGTTTAACTTCGACATTGGTTATTCGAATTCGGTGTTCGGTGTTCGATAATAAACGTTGTCTGATTCGTTTATTTCCCCGTTCCCTGGTTTTGTAAATTTATTCGTACATCTCAACAAGCGGGTTTAGCTTTGTTGAGTATTCCGGATGTGCTATTACCGGTGCTTTATGAAGCTACGCACCGCAATTATAATAAAAAAAAGCACCCTATTCAACAGGCAGGACAAAAGCAAGCACTATGTTACCGAAAAAAGTTAGTATGTTATTTTTTTATGTGGCCCTGGCCATGACCGGATTGGGACAGCAAAACGCCAATTCTAGCAAAAAAGAAAACGCTTCGGTGTCGAAAGGCAATCATAACCACTTAAATAACACGTTGTTATGGAAAATAAGCGGCAACGGTCTCAAACGGCCGAGTTACCTGTATGGCACCATGCACGTATTGTGCGCCGAAGATGCCACGGTGAGCGATAGCCTTAAATTTGTTATAAAAAATTGTGACCAGATCTACTTTGAGCTGGATATGGACAATTTAGGTGAAACGCTGGGCGCGCTGAAATACCTGCGAATGAACAACGGCACCAAACTGTCGGAGTTGCTTACCAAAGAAGAATATGCCAAAGTGGAAGCCTATTTTAAACAAAATTCACTGCCTTTAAGCATGTTCAACCGGGTGAAACCGTTTTTCATTTCCAGTCTTATTGGCGAACAAATGATGGAGTGTCCCGGAAGCGAGGGACAGGGATCGTCGTTTCTTTCGCAAAAGAACGGGATGGAAGAATTGATTATGCGGGAAAGCAAACAGTATAATAAAGAAATAAAGGGATTGGAAACAACCGAGTTCCAGGCCTCCATTTTCGACAGCATCCCTTATGCCAAACAGGCAAAAGAGCTGGTAACTTATATAGACAGCATCGATACCTACAGGGCCGCCACCCTGGAAATGGTAAAAGCGTACCGCGAGCAAAACCTGGAGTTGCTGGATTCGCTCTCGAATAAAAGCGACCCGGGCATGGAAGCAGATTATATGGACCTGTTATTATATGGCCGCAACCGCCACTGGGTTGAACAAATGCCGGCCCTGATGAAAGAGAACAGTTTGTTGTTTGCAGTGGGAGCGGGGCATTTACCAGGTGAGCAGGGGGTAATTAATCTGCTGCGAAAGAAGGGGTTTCGGGTTACTCCAATGAAGAATATCGGGAAGAGTAAGAATACGGAGTCGCTGTAGGAGGGTTGATAGGGTTGACAAGTTAACAGGTTAACAAGTTGAAATGTCTTAATATAAAAGGCGTGGTTCGTTAAAACGGACCACGCCTTTTGTTTTTCGGGGTTGAGGTCATTAAAACCTTTATCAACCCTGTCAACTCTATTAACTTTATCAACTTTTTTTAAAACTGCTCCAATCCACTAAAGAAGAAACTGCCTTCGATAGCGGCATTTTCATCGCTGTCGCTGCCATGTACGGCGTTTTCGCCAATAGAGGTAGCAAACAGTTTGCGGATGGTGCCGGCTTCGGCCTGGGCGGGGTTGGTAGCACCGATCAGGGTACGAAATGCGTTAACGGCATTGTCTTTTTCCAAAATGGCGGCAATAATCACTCCGCTGCTCATAAAATCAACCAGTTCGCCATAAAACGGACGCTCTTTGTGCACAGCATAGAACTCACCGGCTTTTTCCTTGCTTAATTTGGTCAATTTCAGCGATACAACGCGGAACCCTTCTTTTATGATCCGGTCTAAAATCGCTCCGGCATGCCCATTCTTCATGGCATCGGGTTTAATCATGGTAAACGTGCGGTTACTCATACAATCTTCAATTTTGGCCGCGAAGGTAAGGAAAAGGCATCGAGGCACAAAGGCAACAAGGCATAAAGGCATAGAGGCAACAAGGCATAAAGGCATAGAGGCACAAAGGCAACAAGGTATCGAGGCAACGAGGAACAAAGGCAACCAGGAACAAGGTAACAAGAAACGCTGGTTTGGGCATATTTCCTGGTTTTTCCCCTTCGATGCCTAGTAGCCTTGACTCCTCGCCCCTCATTCCCTTGTTCCCTAGACCTCTCGTTCGCTTTTGCCTTTATACCTTTGTGCCTTTATGCCTGGTTTTCTTGTTGCCTGGCATCTGTTGATCGGAAACCGGTTTATAGTAACTAATTTCTATATAAACTGCTTTTGGTGTTTGGTTTTTATTTCCGCAACTTTGCTGCCGTTTCATGAAACCTATACAAGACATATATCCCCATTTAACAACCCCACGCAATGTGGTGATTACCACGCATCAGAAGCCCGATGCGGACGCCATGGGCAGCTCCCTGGCCATGTATCATTTTCTAACCTCCCTGGGTCACTCGGTAACCGTAGTTTCCCCTACCAATTGGGCCAAATGGCTCGACTGGATGCCCGGAGCAGCGAATGTGATAGATTATGAACTGCAGCGCGACCGGGGCGAGGCCGCCTTACAACAGGCGCAATGGGTTTTTTGCCTCGATTTCAATGTGCTGGTACGTACCAAGCACATGGCAAATACCCTGCGTGTGGGCCTTTACGACCGTATTTTAATTGACCATCACCAGCAACCTGAGGTTCCTCTGTTTACCTGGGGTATCAGCGATACCGGTAAAAGCAGCACCTGCGAAATGGTGTATGATTTTATCGTTGGCGGCGGCTACGGCGACCGGATCACCCCGGCCATTGCCGATTGCCTGTACGCCGGTGTAATGACCGATACCGGTTCATTCCGCTTTCCTTCGGCCAGCGCTGCCGTGCACCGCATGGTGGCCGATCTGAAAGACCGCGGTTTGCAGCATACCCAGGTGCACGAAAATATTTACGATAATTTCCACGAAAACAGGCTCCGGTTTATCGGGCACATCCTGCTGCACCGGATGGACCTGTTCTACGAATACAATACAGCCCTGATCGCTATTCCCAAAAAAGACCTGTTGCGCTATGAGGTTAAAACCGGTGATACCGAAGGCCTGGTGAACTGGCCATTGAGTATTCAGGGTATTAAATTGGCCGCACTGGTGATTGACCGCGATGAAGAACGCAAATGGAGCTTCCGCAGCAAAGGGGATTTTGATGTAAATACCTTTGCCCGTACTTATTTTGAAGGCGGTGGCCATTTCAATGCAGCCGGAGGCCGCAGCAGTGATTCCCTCGATGGAACCGTTCAACGCTTCTTTGAGGCTATGAAAGAAAACGCTTTGCAGTTACAATAAAACTTTATTACAAATATTCAAATGAAAAAAACAACGATTTTATTAAGTGCCCTCTCTGTACTGTTGTTGTCAACGACAGCTTGTAAAAACAGCGGGTTTAAAAAAACAAAAAGCGGTTTGCTTTATAAGATCATCCCTTCGGGCAGCGGGCCCATGATTAAAAGAGGTGATATTATAAAAATTCAGTTTGTACATAAATTAAGGGATTCCGTTCTGGCTAACTCATACGAGCAAATGCCTTTTTAT
The Niastella koreensis GR20-10 genome window above contains:
- a CDS encoding TrmH family RNA methyltransferase — translated: MLIKSQVKYIQSLSHKKLRDTEEVFVAEGPKLINELLIAGLPLQQLYAVKEWIAEHGRQLSGSVTEITPSELERISHLQTPNQVLGIFKKPVFTANRPARNTLSLMLDTIQDPGNLGTIIRCADWFGITQVFCSVDCADAYGPKVVQSTMGSIARVQVVYGELTAMLKAEPELPAFAAVLNGTELRKLAPIKEGVIIIGNESKGISADILALCQNRITIPRHGQAESLNAAVATGIILSYLTGAV
- a CDS encoding DUF3857 domain-containing protein, with the protein product MKKCLSLITAICAACSLTAQISPYALLSVPETVKKDADIIKRLEEITFEVTDIDRSSVTVHQIITVMNEKGKSALHFAEYTDKFHILDDAEVKVFDANGRQINRYKQKDMITTAEGGDNLIDDSKVTYVRFPSSSFPVTFEVKYSVKLKGNLLFPSFEIQDANESVESSVFTAKVPKDLDLRYKEKNITLKPETGEDGNYKWYRWSVKNLPAVKYEAGSVRPYPYVMLAPNRFKFDDFEGDLSTWKSFGAWYGNLCKGLDKLPPDRVAFFNDMVKDAPNNLEKIRRLYTYLQKNFRYVSIQLGIGGLRPFSADFTEKKKYGDCKALSNCMKAMLNAVGIKSYSAVINAGVNALAMDADFPSKFSNHVILCVPQEKDTVWLECTSNTIDFNTLGSFTENRNALLITENGGVLVATPESKCSENVYKVRTVIDLQPDGSGTSHTTFVTTGEFKEQMKYFLDEKKDDQKEFIVNDLNFKQPDDFNYKQIEGTAEFTTDLEMTYEKVHEFNAGNKLFISPRIYRFWSRSLPKSDDRKQDYYFRYPFERTDTTVFKLPAGASVEALPKPKELSGALATYTTKYWYNETEKAVYSTASLVLKKQKIPVAGYAEIKKLFDEILMDDTQRIVIKKE
- a CDS encoding DUF3857 domain-containing protein, with protein sequence MKRSLTLLAWLILPVALFAQKGSDIPAFGKIEKADLEMKECDFDAKADAVVLFDVGELYCDIVSGGDMTLERHVRIKILKDKGKDKADIHIPYFSYKNVEYIKNLQAQTYNLDGAGNVVATKVEKSLIYDKKIDKYYHEQVFTFPEVKAGSIVEYKWKQAWSGISLENWYFQRDVPVKYSRYRVDFPNEIELYSTPYCVLPYESKKEDKSNRSIQTYVMKNIPALRDEPYISCDKDYLQRVEFRPMALNLPTRRENLIKNWPEEIKKLMEDEDFGVQLKRNIPRTSGLDSALKNITDPYRKMVIIHEYVRKNMEWNGLSNIWALNGVRAAWKDKKGTSGEINLILVNLLKDADLKAHALLVSTREHGVVNSMVADRSQFNKVMAYVEIDDKVYVLDATEKITPSFLIPQNVMYSEGLVIEKPETFEWGWRPLWNEKSLNRNVVVMQATIDEKGAMNGRASLYSYDYARLQRIEEAKKDKAKFLEHYFKTDNQGAQVDSLELENLDADSLPLVQKVHFNLPVSSSGDYKYFSTNLFTSLEKNPFLADNRFSDIFFGTNQSFSIVANITIPDGYAFETLPKSMRMIMPDTSISITRRMVAESNQVSIRVALEFTKPFFAVQEYPDFKEFYKQLFAILSEQIAIKKKG
- a CDS encoding DUF3857 domain-containing protein, with protein sequence MKRFVCSLLCLALVTLCTAQTTLPEPGEFTEAEKSITECPFDKEADAVVIFDDARVDHNDRNEQVTTRRTRLKILKSKGIHYGDVSIRYYSKDELQFVSDVEAYTYSPKSAPEVKKVPQSAVFRQKINDRWSVVKIAMPDVQPGTILDYKYITTAKSYHLDDWNFQREIPVMHSHFSLAVLPNYEFTYRVFKSDRLPIVIKKDKQEGRIYFEMNEIAGLRDEPYMDAEKDYLQHIEFQMSGYAGTFGGTQHYMTTWDEVIRELMSNSSYGGQLNKNIPVGAEWLEKVKAISPAYERMAAVYNFVYKNISWNGLISIWSVDGVKDAWEKKQGSSADINLLLINLLKEAGLEVYPLLVSERGNGKVNAELPFIYQFNKTMACVLIDDKKYILDIAGPYTPPFMIPFSVINTKAFLVNKKKGGIITLTETEKKDRNFVSIQARIDDNGAMTGKAFIQSNEYARLNRMRDWMRDKERFKENYYTTYEAGLKVDSLQLQNMDNDSMALDQQFNFSAPPIASGDYKLVNLNLFTGIAKNPFISDIRFTDIDFGCLRSYSVLENIDLPPSLKIETLPKNLRMIMPDTSITFMRYMEVKDNELHVKYDINFLRPVFTADEYVYVKEFYKKMAGIMNEQIVLRKP
- a CDS encoding TraB/GumN family protein, translating into MLFFYVALAMTGLGQQNANSSKKENASVSKGNHNHLNNTLLWKISGNGLKRPSYLYGTMHVLCAEDATVSDSLKFVIKNCDQIYFELDMDNLGETLGALKYLRMNNGTKLSELLTKEEYAKVEAYFKQNSLPLSMFNRVKPFFISSLIGEQMMECPGSEGQGSSFLSQKNGMEELIMRESKQYNKEIKGLETTEFQASIFDSIPYAKQAKELVTYIDSIDTYRAATLEMVKAYREQNLELLDSLSNKSDPGMEADYMDLLLYGRNRHWVEQMPALMKENSLLFAVGAGHLPGEQGVINLLRKKGFRVTPMKNIGKSKNTESL
- a CDS encoding nucleoside-diphosphate kinase, coding for MSNRTFTMIKPDAMKNGHAGAILDRIIKEGFRVVSLKLTKLSKEKAGEFYAVHKERPFYGELVDFMSSGVIIAAILEKDNAVNAFRTLIGATNPAQAEAGTIRKLFATSIGENAVHGSDSDENAAIEGSFFFSGLEQF
- a CDS encoding DHH family phosphoesterase, whose translation is MKPIQDIYPHLTTPRNVVITTHQKPDADAMGSSLAMYHFLTSLGHSVTVVSPTNWAKWLDWMPGAANVIDYELQRDRGEAALQQAQWVFCLDFNVLVRTKHMANTLRVGLYDRILIDHHQQPEVPLFTWGISDTGKSSTCEMVYDFIVGGGYGDRITPAIADCLYAGVMTDTGSFRFPSASAAVHRMVADLKDRGLQHTQVHENIYDNFHENRLRFIGHILLHRMDLFYEYNTALIAIPKKDLLRYEVKTGDTEGLVNWPLSIQGIKLAALVIDRDEERKWSFRSKGDFDVNTFARTYFEGGGHFNAAGGRSSDSLDGTVQRFFEAMKENALQLQ